The sequence GCAACGACAAGCGATGCAGCTTCCCGCATATCGTCTGTATTTGGCTTAAACGATAAACCGAGAAGAGCGATTTTTTTCCCTGCGAGATGCCCAAATCTTTTTTTCGCTTTTTCAATTAGCTTGCGTTGTTGCTTATTGTTTACTTCAATCACTGCCTTCAACAATTCGAAATCGTGATCAATATTTGCCGCAATTTTCGCTAACGCTTTCGTATCTTTCGGAAAACAAGACCCGCCGTAACCGATACCTGCGCGTAAAAACGATGAACCGATGCGTTGATCCATTCCCATTCCCGCTGCTACTTGTTCAACATCTGCCCCAACTTTTTCACATATGTTCGCAATTTCGTTAATAAAACTAATTTTCGTCGCCAAAAAGGCGTTTGAAGCATATTTAATCATTTCTGCACTGCGAATATCCGTGTGAAAAATCGGAATGCCAAATGGCCGATGAATATCGGCAACGACCGCTGCTGCCCGTTCATCATCCGCACCGATCACAATGCGGTCGCCATGAAACGTATCATGAATCGCAGACCCTTCACGCAAAAATTCTGGATTTGATACGACATCGATATGCACATGTGGAACGAGCTGCTTAAACATACGTTGTATTTCATGATTTGTCCCAACTGGCACCGTACTTTTCGTGACGACGATCACGTCTTTCGTCACCGCCGAAGCAATGTCTCTCACCGCTTGCTTTAAATATGTTAAATCCGCAAAGCCATCTTCATTTTCAGGCGTGCCGACCGCGATATAAATCACATCCGCTTCCTGATATGCACTCGCACCATCTGTCGTAAAAAACAACCGATTCGCTTCCATATTTTCTTTCATTAACGGCTCAATGCCCGGCTCATAAATCGGTGAGATCCCTTGTCGCATCCGCTCAACTTTTTCTTTATCGACATCAACGCATGTCACCCGATGTCCGATATGCGCAAGCGCCACACCTGTCACTAAGCCCACATATCCTGTTCCGACAACGACAATGTTCATAGCCAACCTCCGTGCACGTTTTTTTTCAGTTTACACAAACGTGAGCATTTTTGCACGATACGGCTATCGAAAAAAATGAAAGATTTCTCTTATAAAAACATAGAAACTCGTCTATCATTATAGTAAAAGAAAGGAGGAGAAAGTGTTGCAGAAAAAACAAACCGTTTAC comes from Anoxybacillus flavithermus and encodes:
- a CDS encoding UDP-glucose dehydrogenase family protein, which codes for MNIVVVGTGYVGLVTGVALAHIGHRVTCVDVDKEKVERMRQGISPIYEPGIEPLMKENMEANRLFFTTDGASAYQEADVIYIAVGTPENEDGFADLTYLKQAVRDIASAVTKDVIVVTKSTVPVGTNHEIQRMFKQLVPHVHIDVVSNPEFLREGSAIHDTFHGDRIVIGADDERAAAVVADIHRPFGIPIFHTDIRSAEMIKYASNAFLATKISFINEIANICEKVGADVEQVAAGMGMDQRIGSSFLRAGIGYGGSCFPKDTKALAKIAANIDHDFELLKAVIEVNNKQQRKLIEKAKKRFGHLAGKKIALLGLSFKPNTDDMREAASLVVARELLAEQATVVAYDPIAMGKAAHVLPKEVIYASSVEEALQDADAAMILTEWDEFRQLDLSVYVNEMKTPIIFDGRNCYALHDVARYPIEYYSIGRKPITNIK